A segment of the Xenopus tropicalis strain Nigerian chromosome 6, UCB_Xtro_10.0, whole genome shotgun sequence genome:
GTCCTGcatggattgtgccctgtaaggGTTAAACTGCGTTCAGGAGAGAtggttagaaaaaaaaagcaataactcACTGATAAACACCCTACAGCACTCCAATTCCGTGtagaaagtgtttattgtgccaacaaaccAGCCCAATGCTACAACAAGCGCACAATATAGTAAAgcataattcatttttttgtagaaGAAAGTTTCTTCAGCAGAATGCACAGCTAAAGCAGAGTTTctgtggaaaccagcagtgccatctcttcattggctgctagactgaagggtatttttggtaacctgagttaagAAGTGAGCATGCTCCATAGCCAACATTTCTAAGGGAGGCCTAGGAGTTACAGGAGAAGGGAATACTGCAGCCTTATtaaggagtggcaggtatttaaagatttcaaagagactgttcattgattacattttttgtgggggggtttacatgtccttataAATAATGTAACAGGAGACACATTACACTTAACTTTATAATCGCTGAAAACCTGCTTCCAGTTGATAAGATGGTACTGTGTTTTGGAAAATTTGTCTTTATGTTTTATAGATAATGTCAGAGGATTCGCAGAGAAATTTCCGTTCTGTATACTATGAGAAAGTTGGGTTCCGAGGAGTGGAAGAGAAAAAGTCACTGGAGATTTTGTTGAAGGATGACCGCTTGGGTAAGGAATCTGTTTATGTACACTTTATGGCACTGCTGTAATAAAAACAGTGAAACCCACTGCTGCTTTAGGTCATAAAAGTATTCTAAATTTATCTTCTTACACCCATCTACCACCactatttataaaattatttaaattccTACTTACCAGAATGTGTAAAAACGGGCAGCAGCTACCTAAAGAAGGGAGAAAAGAGAAAGATAGTTAAAATAGATAAAACTGTAACATCTTAATTAAGAAAGGGTGAATACCACATTACTTTCATATAAGTTtcctttattttttccttttctttttcacttGTTTATCCCATGGCcctcttttatttcattttgttactTCATTTCTTTATTTCGATGGTAATAACTATGCAAAGTAAACTAAAGATATAACTCTACATGAAAAGgaacaaaataaatgttaaatacaaCGTTGCAATATATGTTATGAATGTACAAGAATGTGAAACAAAATGGATAAAGTATTTACATATGTATATGAAACTGTATGTACTtgatacaaaacaaaataaaagttgaataaacaaaaaaaaaaaaaaaaaatacttaaattcTTGGCAGCGTAAGATCAATGTCACATTTTATACAGTACTGTATCTGTTACAGTCATTCAAGACAAAGGTTGTACAATCATAAAACTTGACCTTAACAGAGGTACAGAAATGATCccaaattaacatttatttttgacCATAGGATAACATTTGAGCCATTTTCCTATGTGTTTTCAAATTTAGTCAAAGTGCCAAGCAAGTGCTTGTTGTAATGAATAATGGAGGATATCTACATTCCTTCTAACAATGGTTTCATCTGGAATGCCCACCTCTGCCAGCCTATCTCTGCACATAGTTCTGCAGGTTTTTGGGCAGCCAGCATGATTCAaccaaagtaaatattttttgctgattttatgtgaactgttattatattattcctgcaggggtatagtttccctttaacaatcTTTTAATATCCTTTCAGATATTGAGAAGCTTTGCACTTTCAGCCAGAGGTTTCCTCTTCCATCCATGTACAGGATTCTTGTTTGGAAGGTACTCCTAGGTATACTTAAAActacttcatatatatatagtgtatagatAAAGTGTAGCTGCTATCATTTACTTAAAGGTTACTACTCAAAATATAGTGATATTTTTACTTCATTAAAGGTATACTCCCACAACACCAGGAATCTCATCCTATGGTAATGGAGTATAGGAGGGAGCAGTACCAGGATGTTTACCATGCCCTACAAGTTATCCATTTCATCAGTGAGGCAACCCCCAAGATTGAGGTTTTTCTCTATATGTATCATCTAGAGACTGGGAAGCTTTCTCAGAGTCAGCCTTATCCTATGGTAAGAGAAGAGTTATTTCACGTATGTTCAGCCAAGTAAACTAAAAGCATTTTGTTACATGGACTTACTATATTATTTGACAGGCTAACAGCGGCCCTTCTGTATGCTCATAACCTTCAATTTCAGATGACTATGCACAGTTCCGACAGCCCAATCTCAGGGTACAAATGTATATGaaaaccagtaaaaaaaaaaaatgcatttataaaattctctacataagaaaaaaatatatagctttaaaACCTTGCTCCTTGATTAATATCCTTGCTTCTCAATTATAACCCTGttttatattgtacaggtatagctGTATTGTCCTAGCCATCATTAGTGAATTGAGTAAAGGTAGCTTTGTCATAACTAAAGATCATTTGCGTTTTAGGAGCCAGAGGATGACATTTTCTTGGCCATAGCAAGCACAATGGAGGAGATGGTGGATGATGATGTGGACTGTTATTGGCTCATTCGAAATTTTGTAAATCACTTTGATTCAAAGTTTAAGGATTCCAAGCTTCAGCTGGTAAGGGAGTGTGTATTCATCATAGAAAGGAAGTAGGAATGTGTGCAGTCAGTTCTTTAACCGATCGTCTGGCCACTAATCAGAGCCAGTTTATATACCAGTATGTTCTATAAGTGTGAAAGAAATCAGAGGAAACACACCTAAACATGGAGAGAGCATATAACCACCACTTAGTTTGTGCCCTGGGCAAAATAAATCCCAGAACTCCTGTGCTACATGGTGATACGTGGTACTAACACACCACTATCCCTTCCCCATTGTCATCTatccaaaacacaattttttttgctgggcACTCAATATTTATACTAATTCTCTATCATTATCAAGTTATATAAGTAACAGCCAAGCTAGATGGTAAAACATCTGAAATAGTAGTATACCCGAGGTCAGGATTACAGTAGATAAAACACTAGAAACTGCATATTGACACTAGGCAGTATTCTAAGCAAAAAGCGATAAGACCGATATTCAAAATGCACCCATATAGTACTCCTGAAACCCTGACCTGCTCCATACAGTGCTCCTGTTCCTAGCCTAAATAAGCATTGGCTTGGCTGTCTGATTTGGGGGTGGTGGCAAAGGCAGACCAAGTACTACTGTGATGGGACCCCAAGTAAACTTACTGTACATAGGTACCTCTGCTATGGGCCCACACTCTGCACTGAGCCACATGGCTGCTTCTACTGAATTGCATTAG
Coding sequences within it:
- the tbc1d7 gene encoding TBC1 domain family member 7 isoform X1, encoding MSEDSQRNFRSVYYEKVGFRGVEEKKSLEILLKDDRLDIEKLCTFSQRFPLPSMYRILVWKVLLGILPQHQESHPMVMEYRREQYQDVYHALQVIHFISEATPKIEVFLYMYHLETGKLSQSQPYPMEPEDDIFLAIASTMEEMVDDDVDCYWLIRNFVNHFDSKFKDSKLQLHKAFEHYLNLEDSRLVAHLKVSSALEKLPYDLWFKKCFAGCLSASSLQRVWDKLVSGSCKILVFVAVEILLTYKLKVTALNNAESINKFLEKIPEDNTDPIVSKAIDLWHKHCGIPAHSI
- the tbc1d7 gene encoding TBC1 domain family member 7 (The RefSeq protein has 2 substitutions compared to this genomic sequence) codes for the protein MSEDSQRNFRSVYYEKVGFRGVEEKKSLEILLKDDRLDIEKLCTFSQRFPLPSMYRILVWKVLLGILPQHQESHPMVMEYRREQYQDVYHALQVIHFISEATPKIEVFLYMYHLETGKLSQSQPYPMEPEDDIFLAIASTMEEMVDDDVDCYWLIRNFVNHFDSKFKDSKLQLHKAFEHYLNLEDSRLVAHLKASSALEKLPYDLWFKKCFAGCLSASSLQRVWDKLVSGSCKILVFVAVEILLTYKLKVMALNNAESINKFLEKIPEDNTDPIVSKAIDLWHKHCGIPAHSI